The following proteins are encoded in a genomic region of Vibrio sinaloensis:
- a CDS encoding methyl-accepting chemotaxis protein, whose amino-acid sequence MNISLRNLSIRAQVLLPVLFTTLTLVVALWVTKINLDHEQQAVKSTTNNLVLYKDMLADIDDQVYPLRISAVYAIYDSSRREQFLQDLQTALTQIYKDLDIMAKQPEFVKQVAVVREAIEHYVQFSNQAVDMFARRDVGQVTEQEYSAFVTQYRQSGGAMISAINRLSVNVNEFANQAMARSDAQNAKVKNTAMVLVLSVLSISLIVAWLLSGMIVNPILMLQQVMRKLAQGQLSVRAEVQGTNEIAMLGNDVNQTAQQLHLTVEELSRISEEVASASTELAAVMTQAQANAQQELAEIEQVASAVNELSSTADNVSDNAQLADSTAREADQLAQSGMSIAQESKLASQQMGSALNEAAQVVRNLKQQSEQINDVIEVIRSVSEQTNLLALNAAIEAARAGESGRGFAVVADEVRMLAARTQESTGEIQAIIEELQTQSGRANDSMQVSLDILDKNNQLAEQTNSALLGITESVSNINDANTQVATAAEQQSQVTQDINRNVVNMSELVNQNVSGICQSAAASQELSTLAEKQKAQLAFFKF is encoded by the coding sequence ATGAATATCTCCTTAAGAAACTTGTCTATTCGAGCGCAGGTGTTGCTGCCTGTTCTGTTTACCACACTTACACTCGTGGTGGCATTGTGGGTTACAAAAATCAATCTTGATCACGAGCAGCAAGCGGTAAAAAGCACGACCAATAATTTAGTCTTATATAAAGACATGCTGGCTGATATCGATGATCAGGTTTATCCATTACGTATCAGTGCGGTCTATGCGATTTACGACTCATCGCGTCGTGAGCAGTTCCTTCAGGACCTACAAACCGCACTGACGCAAATTTATAAAGATCTCGACATCATGGCCAAACAGCCTGAGTTCGTAAAACAAGTAGCAGTGGTGCGAGAGGCCATCGAACACTATGTGCAGTTTTCCAATCAAGCGGTCGATATGTTTGCGCGTCGCGATGTTGGTCAAGTGACTGAGCAAGAGTACAGCGCTTTCGTAACCCAATATCGTCAGTCGGGCGGGGCGATGATTTCTGCCATCAATCGTCTGTCGGTCAATGTCAATGAGTTTGCCAATCAAGCGATGGCACGCAGCGATGCCCAAAATGCCAAAGTAAAAAACACCGCAATGGTGTTGGTTCTGAGCGTTCTGTCGATATCGCTAATCGTTGCTTGGCTGCTGTCCGGTATGATCGTAAACCCGATTCTGATGTTGCAACAGGTGATGCGTAAACTCGCCCAAGGTCAGCTGTCTGTCCGTGCGGAAGTACAAGGAACCAATGAAATCGCTATGCTCGGCAATGATGTCAACCAAACCGCGCAGCAGTTGCATTTAACGGTTGAAGAGTTAAGCCGGATCAGTGAGGAGGTGGCGTCTGCTTCTACGGAGCTGGCCGCGGTTATGACCCAGGCACAAGCGAATGCACAGCAGGAGTTAGCGGAAATTGAGCAAGTCGCTTCGGCGGTGAATGAGCTGTCGAGTACCGCAGATAATGTCAGCGACAATGCGCAATTGGCAGACTCTACCGCTCGCGAGGCTGACCAACTGGCCCAGTCGGGAATGAGCATAGCCCAAGAGAGCAAATTAGCCAGCCAACAGATGGGTAGCGCACTTAACGAGGCCGCACAGGTTGTCAGGAACTTAAAGCAGCAATCTGAGCAGATCAACGATGTGATTGAAGTGATCCGCAGTGTGTCTGAACAAACCAACTTGCTAGCGCTTAACGCGGCGATTGAGGCTGCGCGAGCAGGAGAATCAGGACGCGGATTTGCTGTCGTGGCTGACGAAGTGAGAATGCTCGCTGCGAGAACGCAAGAGTCAACTGGTGAAATTCAAGCGATCATCGAAGAGCTGCAAACCCAGTCGGGCCGCGCCAATGACAGCATGCAAGTTAGCCTCGACATTCTCGATAAAAACAATCAATTAGCGGAGCAGACCAACAGCGCGCTGCTAGGCATCACCGAGTCGGTATCCAACATCAACGATGCCAATACACAAGTGGCGACCGCTGCCGAGCAGCAATCCCAAGTTACTCAAGACATTAACCGCAATGTAGTCAATATGTCTGAACTGGTGAACCAAAACGTCTCGGGTATTTGTCAAAGTGCTGCTGCCAGCCAAGAGTTATCAACCTTGGCAGAAAAACAAAAAGCACAGCTGGCGTTTTTTAAGTTCTAA
- a CDS encoding GMP reductase, with product MRIEQELKLGFKDVLFRPKRSTLKSRSQVELTREFTFKHSGRQWSGTPVIAANMDSVGSFEMAKALAEHGVMTAVHKHYTVEQWADFVKSADQNTLNNVFVSTGTSDADFEKTKQIMALSEQLIFICIDIANGYSEHLVEYIEKVRAAFPDKVISAGNVVTGDMCEELILAGADIVKVGIGPGSVCTTRVKTGVGYPQLSAIIECGDAAHGLGGMIIGDGGCSCAGDVAKAFGGGADFVMLGGMLAGHEESGGEIIEKDGETFMKFYGMSSQSAMDKHSGGVAKYRAAEGKTVLLPYRGSVHGTISDILGGVRSTCTYVGAAKLKELTKRTTFIRVQEQENNIFGKE from the coding sequence ATGCGTATCGAACAAGAACTTAAGTTAGGTTTTAAAGACGTACTCTTTCGCCCAAAGCGATCAACGCTTAAAAGCCGCTCTCAAGTTGAATTAACCCGCGAGTTTACCTTCAAGCATAGCGGCCGTCAATGGTCTGGCACTCCCGTTATTGCCGCCAACATGGATTCTGTGGGTAGTTTCGAAATGGCGAAAGCGCTCGCTGAACATGGTGTGATGACAGCGGTTCACAAACACTACACCGTAGAGCAGTGGGCAGACTTTGTTAAGTCAGCGGATCAGAACACACTAAACAATGTGTTTGTTTCAACCGGCACGTCGGATGCTGACTTTGAAAAGACCAAACAAATCATGGCACTTTCAGAGCAGTTGATCTTCATCTGTATTGATATCGCCAATGGTTACTCAGAGCATTTGGTTGAGTACATCGAAAAAGTACGTGCCGCTTTTCCAGACAAAGTGATTTCTGCCGGTAACGTCGTCACGGGTGATATGTGTGAAGAGCTGATTCTTGCAGGTGCGGACATTGTCAAAGTCGGTATCGGCCCAGGCTCAGTATGTACCACTCGCGTTAAGACAGGCGTTGGCTACCCTCAGCTTTCGGCCATCATTGAATGTGGTGATGCAGCGCACGGCTTAGGCGGAATGATCATCGGCGACGGCGGTTGTTCATGTGCGGGTGACGTAGCAAAAGCGTTCGGCGGCGGCGCTGATTTCGTGATGCTAGGCGGCATGCTGGCCGGCCATGAAGAGTCAGGCGGCGAAATTATCGAGAAAGACGGCGAAACTTTCATGAAGTTCTATGGAATGTCTTCTCAGTCTGCCATGGACAAGCACTCCGGTGGCGTAGCTAAGTACCGCGCAGCTGAAGGTAAAACCGTACTATTGCCATACCGTGGCTCTGTCCACGGCACTATCTCAGACATCCTTGGTGGTGTACGTTCAACGTGTACCTACGTAGGCGCAGCAAAGCTTAAAGAGCTAACGAAGCGTACCACTTTCATCCGTGTACAAGAGCAAGAGAACAACATATTCGGTAAAGAGTAA
- a CDS encoding phage integrase, producing MSIRNLKDGSTKPWICDCYPNGRNGKRVRRRFATKGEAIGFEKFTMKEVDQKPWLGMSSDHRRLSDVVDTWFSHYGRTLTNGEVIYQKFNHMVKAMGNPPASLFNAKQYAEFRSLRIAGQINFVDDRWQKGAPSVSTLNSELARFKAVFSKLKELGEWNLPHPLEELKQFKVAEREMAFIPKAKLPLLLELVGQHQRGDMLKIVKICLATGARWNEAAKLRGSQISKYKITYTNTKTKKNRSVPISKALYDEIYKPCSDLMFEECYTPFCYLLKHKLGMSLPKGQASHVLRHTFASHFMMNGGNILVLRDVLGHADISMTMRYAHFSPDHISEAITKNPLAGL from the coding sequence ATGTCTATCCGTAACTTAAAAGATGGTTCAACCAAACCTTGGATTTGTGACTGCTACCCTAATGGCCGCAATGGGAAACGCGTTCGCCGACGCTTTGCTACCAAGGGTGAGGCTATCGGGTTTGAGAAGTTCACAATGAAAGAAGTGGACCAAAAGCCCTGGCTTGGCATGAGTAGCGATCATAGGCGGCTGTCTGATGTTGTGGATACCTGGTTCAGCCACTACGGCCGAACGCTCACCAACGGCGAAGTCATCTACCAAAAGTTTAACCACATGGTTAAAGCCATGGGTAACCCGCCCGCTTCCTTATTTAACGCCAAGCAATACGCTGAGTTTCGCAGCTTAAGGATAGCTGGCCAAATCAACTTTGTTGATGACCGCTGGCAAAAAGGCGCCCCAAGTGTTTCTACCCTCAATTCGGAGTTAGCGCGCTTTAAAGCTGTATTCAGTAAGCTAAAAGAACTCGGTGAATGGAACCTCCCCCACCCTCTAGAAGAACTCAAGCAATTCAAAGTAGCAGAACGAGAGATGGCTTTTATTCCTAAAGCGAAGCTTCCCCTACTGCTCGAGCTGGTTGGCCAGCATCAGCGTGGAGACATGCTCAAAATAGTAAAGATATGCTTAGCCACAGGTGCACGGTGGAATGAAGCGGCAAAGCTGCGTGGAAGCCAGATCAGCAAGTACAAGATCACCTATACCAATACTAAAACCAAGAAGAACCGCTCAGTACCCATCTCTAAGGCGCTTTATGACGAGATCTACAAGCCATGCTCCGACTTAATGTTTGAAGAGTGCTACACCCCTTTCTGTTACCTACTAAAGCACAAGCTAGGGATGTCGTTGCCAAAGGGTCAGGCTTCGCATGTACTGCGCCATACGTTCGCCAGCCACTTTATGATGAACGGTGGTAACATTCTGGTACTGCGTGATGTTCTTGGCCATGCCGATATCAGCATGACAATGCGCTATGCGCACTTTTCCCCTGACCACATTTCTGAAGCGATCACCAAAAACCCTTTGGCGGGTTTATAA
- a CDS encoding ASCH domain-containing protein, with protein sequence MKALLSIKPEFVEKIISGEKLFEYRKAIFKRPDVKSVVIYSTMPEGKIVGEFTIGDILAKHPEELWEETKSASGIKKSFFDEYFSNREVAYAIQIKDFKKYDNPIDPYQKERGFKAPQSFKYIDLNSNLCLA encoded by the coding sequence ATGAAAGCGTTATTGTCGATTAAACCAGAATTCGTAGAAAAGATTATCTCGGGCGAGAAGTTGTTCGAGTATCGCAAAGCTATCTTCAAAAGACCTGACGTGAAGTCAGTAGTAATCTATTCGACCATGCCAGAAGGTAAGATCGTTGGTGAGTTTACTATCGGGGATATCTTAGCTAAGCATCCTGAAGAGCTATGGGAAGAAACCAAATCTGCGTCTGGTATTAAGAAATCGTTCTTTGACGAGTACTTCTCAAATAGAGAAGTGGCTTACGCTATACAAATCAAAGACTTCAAAAAGTACGATAATCCGATAGATCCGTACCAAAAAGAGAGAGGCTTTAAAGCCCCTCAGTCATTTAAGTATATCGATTTGAATTCGAATCTTTGCTTAGCTTAA
- a CDS encoding N-acetyltransferase encodes MDNLLIQKFSEINLNDKFFDSLKAGYAEFSEWFQKKADDHALVLYSNERTIEGFLYCKFESGPGDDTNPLLPDTDHMKVGTFKFNPKGTRRGDRYLKKIFDYALAHQSKPSDIYVTVFENEHGYLVELFERYGFERYGTKTGQNGTELVLLRDLNKQFGDINKDYPFIYTEGCKKYLLSVYPKYHTVLFPDSKLLTESPNIVQDISHSNSIHKIYICGMDGVTAMKPGDVLVIYRTGDGQGAAEFRAVATSLCIVEDVHTISDYESEEHFVSECVKYSVFTEKELRGFYRSQKYPYVIKFTYNAALPKRPIRRKIADEAGVSRDDYWGVLELSDQQFQQIVNISEVRPELIRN; translated from the coding sequence ATGGATAACCTATTAATTCAAAAATTCTCTGAGATTAATCTCAACGACAAATTCTTCGACTCTCTCAAAGCTGGTTACGCTGAGTTCTCTGAATGGTTTCAAAAAAAAGCAGATGACCATGCCTTGGTGCTATACAGCAATGAAAGGACTATTGAAGGGTTTCTATACTGCAAATTTGAATCTGGTCCAGGTGACGACACCAACCCTCTTCTTCCAGATACTGACCATATGAAGGTGGGAACTTTCAAATTTAATCCGAAAGGAACACGTCGCGGTGATAGGTATTTAAAAAAGATTTTTGATTATGCATTAGCTCATCAGTCGAAGCCTAGTGACATCTATGTAACCGTCTTTGAGAATGAGCATGGGTACTTAGTTGAATTGTTTGAACGTTATGGCTTCGAACGTTACGGAACAAAGACTGGACAGAATGGTACCGAGTTAGTTCTCCTTCGAGATTTAAACAAACAATTTGGCGATATCAATAAAGATTACCCTTTTATATATACTGAGGGTTGTAAAAAATATCTGCTTAGCGTCTATCCCAAATATCATACTGTTCTGTTTCCAGACTCTAAGTTACTTACCGAATCTCCGAATATCGTGCAGGATATTTCTCATTCAAATAGCATCCACAAGATTTACATTTGTGGTATGGATGGAGTAACTGCGATGAAACCAGGTGATGTTCTCGTTATCTATAGAACTGGTGATGGACAAGGTGCCGCTGAATTCAGGGCAGTTGCGACTTCACTATGTATCGTTGAGGATGTACATACGATTAGTGATTATGAGAGTGAAGAGCATTTTGTTAGCGAATGCGTGAAATACAGCGTTTTCACCGAAAAAGAGCTAAGAGGATTCTATAGAAGCCAGAAATACCCTTATGTCATCAAGTTCACCTACAATGCAGCCTTACCAAAGAGACCTATCAGACGCAAAATTGCCGATGAAGCAGGAGTATCGAGGGACGATTATTGGGGTGTATTGGAACTGTCAGACCAACAGTTCCAGCAGATAGTTAACATCTCAGAAGTTCGACCTGAACTCATTCGAAATTAA
- a CDS encoding ATP-binding protein produces MPKIIFVSGVHGVGKSTLCGKLSEKFGWAHYSCSDLIKENSDYVESSKLVSTADKNQQALLMGLSKLTEEVVLLDGHFCLLDKDEQVIELPFEVFDAISPSAILLATCDEETIHQRLELRGGHVLALGKIVELQQHEVERSKSYCYDVNCQLIEYCSPNHLGDLFKVLSVWK; encoded by the coding sequence ATGCCAAAGATAATTTTTGTTTCAGGAGTGCACGGAGTAGGGAAGTCGACGCTGTGCGGAAAGCTATCAGAGAAGTTTGGATGGGCGCATTATTCATGCAGCGACTTGATAAAAGAGAACTCGGATTATGTTGAGAGTTCTAAACTTGTCTCTACTGCTGATAAGAATCAGCAAGCGTTACTTATGGGGCTTAGTAAATTGACGGAAGAGGTGGTCTTGCTTGATGGACACTTTTGCCTGCTCGATAAAGATGAGCAAGTGATTGAGTTACCGTTTGAAGTTTTCGATGCGATTTCACCGTCTGCTATTTTGCTGGCAACCTGTGACGAAGAAACGATACATCAACGGTTAGAATTACGCGGTGGACATGTTTTAGCTCTTGGAAAAATAGTTGAGCTGCAACAGCATGAAGTCGAGCGGTCAAAGAGTTATTGTTACGACGTCAATTGTCAGTTAATTGAATATTGTTCCCCCAACCATCTTGGCGACTTGTTTAAGGTGTTGTCAGTTTGGAAATGA